From the genome of Ralstonia pickettii, one region includes:
- a CDS encoding sterol desaturase family protein has product MFDWIADTFTQAQDVLFQHVVMPITYAVGLGGYVEDAYPGTEWLLMGLVQIAVLLLIFRPLERWRPVEPLQDRKAVRADIFYTLFHRLGFFPLLLFFTLQPLIDDLDGKLRFWGWAHLNVEDWWPGVTSVAAVSFLVYLVLFDLLDYWYHRLSHKFHWWWNLHSLHHSQQQMTLWSDDRNHILDDVLRGAVFAIAALVIGVEPSQYVLLVAISQLLQSLQHANVRLHFGWLGDRLLISPRFHRLHHAIGLGHEVPGKPGVLGGCNFGVLFPWWDMLFGTAIFSPEYHATGIRDQLPAPHGHSRDYGRGVLRQQWLGVKRLFGRA; this is encoded by the coding sequence ATGTTCGACTGGATCGCCGACACCTTCACCCAAGCGCAGGACGTACTGTTTCAGCACGTCGTGATGCCGATCACCTATGCCGTCGGCCTGGGTGGTTACGTCGAAGATGCCTACCCCGGCACCGAATGGCTGCTCATGGGCCTCGTGCAGATCGCGGTCCTGCTGCTGATTTTCCGTCCGCTCGAGCGTTGGCGCCCGGTGGAGCCGCTGCAAGATCGCAAGGCCGTGCGCGCCGACATCTTCTACACGCTTTTTCACCGCCTGGGTTTCTTCCCGCTGCTGCTGTTCTTCACGCTGCAGCCGCTGATTGACGACCTCGACGGCAAGCTCCGCTTCTGGGGCTGGGCGCATCTGAACGTGGAGGACTGGTGGCCGGGCGTTACGTCCGTCGCCGCCGTCAGCTTTCTGGTCTATCTAGTGTTGTTCGACCTGCTCGACTACTGGTATCACCGCCTGTCACACAAGTTTCACTGGTGGTGGAACTTGCATTCGCTGCATCACAGTCAGCAACAGATGACGCTGTGGTCGGATGACCGTAACCACATCCTCGACGATGTGCTGCGCGGCGCGGTGTTTGCAATCGCAGCGCTGGTGATTGGAGTGGAGCCCTCGCAGTACGTGCTGCTGGTTGCTATCTCACAGTTGCTGCAGAGCCTGCAACACGCCAACGTGCGGCTGCATTTCGGCTGGCTTGGCGACCGGCTGCTGATCTCGCCGCGCTTTCATCGGCTGCATCACGCCATCGGGCTGGGGCACGAGGTGCCCGGCAAGCCTGGTGTGCTGGGCGGCTGCAATTTTGGCGTGCTGTTCCCATGGTGGGACATGCTGTTCGGCACCGCCATCTTCTCGCCGGAGTACCACGCCACCGGTATCCGCGATCAGCTTCCCGCGCCCCACGGGCACTCGCGCGACTACGGGCGCGGCGTGCTGCGTCAGCAGTGGCTCGGCGTTAAGCGCCTGTTCGGTCGCGCCTAA
- a CDS encoding YVTN family beta-propeller repeat protein → MSALRVSFASRWFSTLVLSAAALMAAHAARAEVVTVLNSGDASVSLIDKDTRKVLETFPIGKEPHHLIATPDEKSLIVANAVGNDLVFLDPVTGKIQQRVPRIDDPYQIGFSPDQKWFLTTGNRLDRIDIYRWDGHALTIAKQIPAAKTPSHIAFTADSKIAFVTVQDSNEVMAIDLPTQNVMWRMTIGSAPAGVWVTTDQKYLLVGMTGADYVEVIDWHNRTSVKRIPTGKGAHNFRALGDKRHLFLSNRVSGTISIIDQQTLTKVGDITGLPPGPDDMELTADGKQLWVTCRWAKRVAIVDVASRKVVEEIKVGRSPHGIYFRSRAPLI, encoded by the coding sequence ATGTCTGCCTTGCGCGTCTCGTTTGCCTCCCGTTGGTTTTCCACACTGGTCCTGTCGGCCGCTGCGCTCATGGCAGCGCATGCGGCGCGTGCCGAAGTCGTCACCGTACTCAATTCGGGCGACGCAAGCGTCTCTTTGATCGACAAGGACACCCGCAAGGTGCTGGAGACGTTCCCAATCGGCAAGGAGCCGCATCACCTGATCGCCACGCCCGACGAAAAGTCGTTGATCGTCGCGAACGCAGTGGGCAACGACCTCGTGTTCCTCGACCCCGTAACCGGCAAGATTCAGCAGCGCGTGCCGCGCATCGACGATCCGTATCAGATTGGCTTCTCGCCGGACCAGAAGTGGTTTCTGACCACCGGCAACCGTCTGGATCGCATTGACATTTACCGCTGGGACGGCCATGCGCTGACCATCGCCAAACAGATTCCAGCGGCGAAGACGCCCAGCCACATTGCCTTTACCGCCGACAGCAAAATCGCGTTCGTGACCGTGCAGGATTCCAACGAGGTGATGGCCATCGACCTGCCCACGCAGAACGTGATGTGGCGCATGACCATTGGTTCTGCGCCGGCCGGCGTGTGGGTGACGACCGATCAGAAATACCTGCTGGTCGGCATGACCGGCGCCGATTACGTCGAAGTGATCGACTGGCACAACCGCACCAGCGTCAAGCGCATTCCGACCGGCAAGGGCGCGCATAACTTCCGCGCGCTGGGCGACAAGCGCCACTTGTTCCTGTCGAACCGCGTGTCGGGCACGATCAGCATCATCGATCAGCAAACGCTGACCAAGGTGGGCGACATCACCGGTCTGCCGCCCGGCCCAGACGACATGGAGTTGACCGCCGACGGCAAGCAGCTTTGGGTGACTTGCCGCTGGGCCAAGCGCGTGGCGATCGTCGATGTTGCCAGCCGCAAGGTTGTGGAAGAGATCAAGGTCGGGCGCTCGCCGCACGGCATTTACTTCCGCTCGCGCGCTCCGCTGATCTGA
- a CDS encoding polysaccharide deacetylase family protein encodes MKSGLSMLRKAAATVALGLCALATAAPGGVNAGACKGTVYLTFDTGSMSQAELIADTLRRHRIHATFFLANEKTIHGDSTLDDGWAPYWKSLAADGHAFGTHTFDHVYYKGEAGAGKVRFRPQFGEQGSRNVVWGEPEFCAELKRSAERFKTMTGQPMDPLWRAPGGHLSATTEAWAKQCGFAHVAWAPAGFLGDELPSDRYPNDALLQKALSNLRDGDITMAHLGIWSRKDPWAPADLEPLITGLEHKGFCFATLRDHPQYKAWFAAHAASAAR; translated from the coding sequence ATGAAATCCGGCCTGTCGATGTTGCGCAAGGCCGCCGCCACGGTGGCGCTGGGGCTGTGTGCGTTGGCTACGGCGGCCCCCGGTGGGGTGAATGCCGGCGCGTGCAAAGGCACCGTCTACCTGACGTTCGATACCGGCAGCATGAGCCAAGCGGAGTTGATTGCCGACACGCTGCGCCGCCATCGCATCCACGCCACGTTCTTCCTCGCCAACGAAAAGACCATCCACGGCGACAGCACGCTGGATGACGGTTGGGCACCGTATTGGAAATCGCTTGCTGCCGACGGCCACGCCTTCGGTACGCACACCTTCGATCACGTCTACTACAAGGGCGAGGCGGGTGCGGGTAAGGTCCGCTTCCGGCCGCAGTTTGGCGAGCAGGGCAGCCGCAATGTCGTGTGGGGCGAGCCTGAATTCTGCGCGGAGCTCAAACGCAGCGCCGAGCGGTTCAAGACCATGACCGGTCAGCCGATGGACCCGCTGTGGCGGGCGCCGGGAGGTCACCTGTCGGCGACGACCGAGGCCTGGGCCAAGCAATGCGGGTTTGCGCATGTGGCTTGGGCGCCCGCCGGTTTTCTGGGCGACGAGTTGCCGTCAGACCGTTATCCGAACGACGCCTTGCTGCAGAAGGCACTGTCCAACCTGCGCGATGGCGACATCACCATGGCGCATCTGGGCATCTGGTCGCGCAAGGATCCGTGGGCGCCCGCTGACCTCGAACCGCTGATCACAGGTCTGGAGCACAAGGGTTTCTGCTTTGCCACGCTGCGTGATCATCCGCAATACAAGGCCTGGTTTGCTGCTCATGCCGCATCGGCGGCACGCTGA
- a CDS encoding methyl-accepting chemotaxis protein, with protein sequence MKLSIKLPLAFAAALLLMFAGAIYGIASLNHSIVEYNTTVQARMADERAVTNMLVTFKTQVQEWKDTLLRGEDPNKLDKYWGAFLRGEQTVAEQAKALQASLPAGKSRDLITQFAAAHTEMGKGYRKGHDMFVAASFDPTVGDKVVAGVDREPARLLDEAAREIAAESKVVSAKTAEAAHVALVVSVVMMLAAFGLGLCGAFLFSRSITRPLSRAVDVASAVSHGDLAKPFEARGTDEIGQLLSALKDMQRSLAAVVSEVRRNAEGVASASSQIASGNLNLSSRTEEQAASLEETAANMGELTSTVRRNFESAVQASTLAGHASDTAARGGQVMNDVVQTMQGISESSTKVGEIIGVIDSIAFQTNILALNAAVEAARAGEQGRGFAVVAGEVRTLAQRSAAAAKEIKGLIGQSTERVEAGAKLVQEAGGIIDDIVTSVHRVTQIVTEISSASAEQTSGIEQVNIAVGQIEEVTQQNAALVEEASAAAQAMADQAEALRRAVAIFKLEGAAIAG encoded by the coding sequence ATGAAACTCTCGATCAAACTTCCCCTGGCATTTGCAGCGGCGTTGCTGCTGATGTTTGCCGGGGCGATCTACGGTATCGCATCGCTCAATCATTCCATCGTCGAATACAACACCACCGTGCAGGCGCGCATGGCCGACGAGCGTGCGGTGACGAACATGCTCGTTACCTTCAAGACGCAGGTGCAGGAGTGGAAAGACACGCTGCTGCGTGGTGAAGATCCCAACAAGCTGGACAAGTATTGGGGTGCCTTCCTTCGAGGCGAGCAGACGGTGGCCGAGCAGGCGAAGGCGCTACAGGCGTCGCTGCCGGCTGGCAAAAGCCGAGACCTGATTACCCAGTTCGCTGCCGCGCACACGGAAATGGGGAAGGGCTATCGCAAGGGGCATGACATGTTTGTGGCCGCATCGTTTGATCCAACGGTGGGGGACAAAGTCGTGGCAGGTGTAGACCGCGAACCGGCACGTCTGCTTGATGAGGCCGCCCGGGAGATTGCGGCGGAGAGCAAGGTCGTGTCAGCCAAGACGGCCGAGGCCGCGCATGTTGCGCTGGTGGTCAGCGTGGTGATGATGCTGGCGGCGTTTGGGTTGGGGTTATGCGGTGCGTTTCTTTTCAGCCGATCGATTACGCGGCCATTGTCGCGCGCGGTGGATGTGGCCAGCGCCGTCTCGCATGGTGATCTGGCAAAGCCGTTTGAGGCACGCGGCACCGATGAAATCGGCCAATTGCTCTCGGCGCTCAAGGATATGCAGCGCAGCCTGGCCGCGGTAGTGAGTGAAGTGCGCCGCAATGCCGAAGGCGTGGCTTCCGCCAGTTCGCAGATCGCATCAGGCAACTTGAACCTTTCGTCGCGCACGGAAGAGCAGGCGGCCTCCCTGGAAGAGACCGCGGCCAACATGGGCGAATTGACTTCCACCGTTCGCCGCAATTTCGAAAGCGCCGTACAGGCATCCACGTTGGCCGGACATGCTTCCGACACTGCCGCGCGCGGTGGTCAAGTGATGAACGACGTGGTGCAAACCATGCAGGGTATTTCGGAGAGCTCGACCAAAGTCGGCGAAATCATCGGCGTGATCGACAGCATTGCCTTTCAGACGAACATCCTTGCGTTGAATGCCGCAGTGGAAGCTGCGCGCGCGGGCGAGCAAGGTCGGGGCTTTGCCGTAGTGGCGGGCGAAGTGCGCACGTTGGCCCAACGCAGTGCTGCGGCAGCCAAGGAAATCAAGGGTTTGATTGGCCAGTCGACGGAGCGTGTAGAAGCGGGAGCCAAGCTGGTACAAGAAGCCGGGGGCATCATTGATGACATCGTGACCTCGGTGCACCGCGTGACGCAGATCGTGACAGAGATTTCGTCCGCTTCAGCCGAGCAGACCAGTGGCATCGAGCAGGTGAACATCGCCGTGGGCCAGATCGAGGAAGTGACGCAACAGAACGCCGCGCTGGTGGAAGAGGCCTCTGCCGCCGCACAGGCGATGGCCGATCAGGCGGAGGCTCTGCGCCGCGCCGTTGCCATCTTCAAGCTGGAAGGGGCTGCTATAGCCGGGTAG
- a CDS encoding EI24 domain-containing protein, with protein MNDLIRSFGRALLSQLHPRMLFLTVMPFVVAVVVWGGVLYFGWDAMNGMARNAVEGWAFMGWIKSGLNAIGMAGLWSAIAPLLVITLLVPVIVVSILVLVSVASVPVVMRFLDRSYPQLERRKGGSLLGSLTHALLCTLVVILVAIVTLPLWLIPPFFALIPPLLWGWLTYRLMTYDALADHATAEERRAIMQRYRLPLLGIGVAVGMLGSAPTLLWVSSVVTIVLFPIIAIAVIWLYVLIFIFSALWFGHFCLRALTRLRAEAPPARMVEASVIEVTTIELPRE; from the coding sequence ATGAACGACCTGATTCGCTCATTTGGCCGCGCGCTGCTTTCGCAACTGCATCCGCGCATGCTGTTCCTGACTGTCATGCCGTTTGTCGTGGCTGTCGTTGTTTGGGGCGGCGTGCTGTATTTTGGCTGGGATGCCATGAACGGCATGGCTCGCAACGCCGTGGAAGGCTGGGCCTTCATGGGCTGGATCAAGAGCGGCCTGAACGCTATCGGCATGGCAGGGCTGTGGTCGGCCATCGCGCCGCTGCTCGTCATCACCTTGCTCGTACCGGTGATCGTTGTGTCGATTCTTGTGCTGGTCAGCGTTGCGTCGGTGCCGGTGGTCATGCGTTTTCTTGATCGGAGCTATCCGCAGCTCGAACGTCGCAAGGGCGGCTCGTTGCTGGGCAGCCTGACGCATGCGCTGCTGTGCACGCTGGTGGTCATTCTCGTGGCCATCGTCACGCTGCCGTTGTGGCTGATTCCTCCGTTTTTTGCGCTGATCCCGCCGCTGCTGTGGGGCTGGCTCACGTACCGCTTGATGACGTACGACGCGCTGGCTGACCACGCTACGGCAGAAGAGCGCCGCGCGATCATGCAGCGCTATCGGCTGCCGCTCCTTGGCATTGGCGTGGCTGTTGGCATGCTGGGCTCGGCGCCGACGCTGCTGTGGGTATCGTCGGTGGTGACGATTGTGCTGTTTCCGATCATCGCCATCGCCGTCATCTGGCTGTATGTGCTGATATTTATCTTCTCGGCGCTGTGGTTCGGCCATTTCTGCTTGCGTGCGCTGACGCGTCTGCGCGCCGAAGCGCCGCCTGCGCGCATGGTCGAGGCCAGCGTGATAGAAGTTACGACCATTGAACTGCCTCGCGAATAA
- the hrpA gene encoding ATP-dependent RNA helicase HrpA gives MSDSHAQPPRPRPAAPSQKSPKDMPPAERKPGGNARPQRRQKPTPEELAAALEARRARANRVPPITFPEALPVSARRDEIAEAIAANQVVIVSGETGSGKTTQLPKICLSIGRGIGAGGTGLIGHTQPRRIAATSTAKRIAQEIGTPVGEHVGFQVRFNDTLSAGASVKLMTDGILLAETQNDPLLRAYDTIIIDEAHERSLNIDFLIGYLKQLLPRRPDLKVIITSATIDAQRFAEHFAGPKGPAPVIEVSGRLYPVEVRYRPIQRDEKDKERDLYDALVDAVDELAREGPGDVLIFLPGEREIREAAEALRKHHPAHTEILPLFARLSVQEQERVFRPSNARRIVLATNVAETSLTVPGIRYVVDTGVARVKRYSYRNKVEQLQIEPVSQAAANQRAGRCGRVADGVCIRLYDEADFIARPRFTDPEILRSSLAAVILRMKALRLTDVEQFPFIEPPLGRAIADGYQLLQELGAVDDENALTPLGKQVARLPLDPRVARMILAGRDHQCLREMLIIASALSVQDPRERPQELQQQADQAHRQFADEKSEFLGWVKLWKWFEEAIAHKKSNKQLQDQCRSHFLSHVRLREWRDVHSQLHTTVAEQGWKLNESDPTYEQLHLALLTGLLGNIGVRIEEADGKGREYLGARGIKFFLWPGSVIARKAGKWVVAGELVETSRLFGRTLARIEPEWVEKVGAHLLKVSWSDPHWEKKAGQVMAFERGTLYGLPIYQQRRVHFGPMQPKEAREMFIRRALVDGEFETRLPFFTHNQRLVREIENLEHKSRRQDVLVEDELIYAFYDSQIPADIYNTVSFERWYAEAASAGGKSGQKLLYLNRDDLMRHEAAGITTDLFPKVLPIAGIDMGLTYHFEPGSPRDGVTLTVPLYALNQVPAQRTEWLVPGMLKEKVHLLLKSLPQKLRRHCVPLPDYAAGFVSRVRLGDGDLLDRLIADVREQTGIALKRADFKLETLPAHHFMNFKVIDEHGRQLDMGRNLAQLRAELGGRAQQTFQSIAAQDAAVAGAQNDGAKPGKTGKSGKSEAPANAALYSGLTTWNFGELPELLEVRKGNQTLFGYPALVDAGDHCDVEVFDDPAEAARIHRLGLRRLFAIQLREPLKYLEKNIPGLSQMAIQFMNLGTQDDLRDQILDATLERACLQDPLPTDDASFGARKDESRARLTLLAQEIARLVGAILAEYAQLPRKLQIAKPFAAATADIDAQLKTLMHKRFIEATPYAQLTHFPRYLKGIALRIDKLKADPARDTQRMQEMAPLIQQYQRAEKALRVQGQGGNDPRMEEFRWMLEELRIALFAQELRTPVPMSVKRLQKVWESMQR, from the coding sequence ATGTCAGATTCCCACGCCCAGCCGCCCCGGCCACGCCCGGCGGCGCCCTCCCAGAAATCGCCGAAAGACATGCCGCCCGCCGAGCGCAAGCCCGGCGGCAATGCGCGTCCGCAGCGCCGCCAAAAGCCCACGCCGGAAGAACTCGCCGCAGCGCTGGAGGCACGCCGCGCGCGTGCCAACCGTGTCCCGCCGATCACGTTTCCCGAAGCGCTGCCCGTGTCGGCCCGACGCGACGAAATCGCTGAGGCCATCGCCGCCAATCAAGTGGTGATCGTCTCAGGCGAGACCGGCTCGGGCAAAACCACCCAGTTGCCGAAGATCTGCTTATCGATCGGGCGAGGCATTGGCGCGGGCGGTACCGGGCTGATCGGCCATACGCAGCCGCGCCGGATCGCAGCGACGTCTACGGCCAAGCGCATCGCCCAGGAAATCGGCACGCCGGTGGGCGAGCACGTGGGCTTCCAGGTTCGCTTTAACGACACGCTGTCGGCGGGGGCGTCGGTCAAGCTCATGACCGACGGCATCTTGCTGGCCGAGACGCAGAACGATCCGCTGCTGCGCGCTTACGACACGATCATCATCGACGAGGCGCACGAACGCAGCCTCAACATTGACTTCCTGATCGGCTATCTCAAGCAGCTTTTGCCGCGCCGGCCCGACCTGAAGGTGATCATCACCTCGGCGACCATCGACGCGCAGCGGTTTGCCGAGCACTTTGCTGGCCCGAAGGGGCCGGCGCCCGTCATTGAAGTCAGCGGCCGGTTGTATCCGGTCGAGGTGCGCTACCGCCCGATCCAGCGCGACGAGAAGGACAAGGAGCGCGATCTTTACGATGCGCTCGTCGATGCGGTGGACGAACTCGCCCGCGAAGGCCCTGGCGACGTGCTCATCTTCCTGCCGGGCGAGCGCGAGATTCGCGAGGCGGCCGAGGCGCTGCGCAAGCACCATCCGGCGCATACCGAAATCCTGCCGTTGTTTGCGCGCCTGTCTGTGCAGGAGCAGGAACGTGTGTTCCGGCCGTCCAACGCGCGGCGCATCGTGCTGGCGACCAACGTGGCCGAGACCTCGCTGACGGTGCCCGGCATTCGCTACGTGGTCGATACGGGGGTGGCGCGCGTGAAGCGTTATTCGTATCGCAACAAGGTCGAGCAACTGCAGATCGAGCCGGTATCGCAGGCTGCGGCCAACCAGCGCGCCGGTCGTTGCGGCCGGGTCGCCGACGGCGTCTGCATTCGCCTGTATGACGAGGCGGATTTCATTGCGCGGCCGCGTTTTACCGATCCGGAAATCCTGCGTTCGTCGCTGGCGGCGGTCATCCTGCGCATGAAGGCGCTGCGGTTGACGGATGTCGAGCAGTTCCCCTTCATCGAGCCGCCGCTGGGCCGTGCCATTGCCGACGGCTATCAGCTGCTGCAGGAACTCGGGGCGGTCGACGATGAAAATGCGTTGACTCCGCTGGGCAAGCAGGTTGCCCGTCTGCCGCTGGACCCGCGCGTGGCGCGGATGATCCTGGCTGGCCGCGATCACCAATGCCTGCGCGAGATGCTGATCATCGCGAGTGCCTTGTCGGTGCAAGACCCGCGCGAGCGCCCGCAGGAACTGCAACAGCAGGCCGATCAGGCGCACCGGCAGTTTGCTGATGAAAAATCCGAGTTCCTCGGCTGGGTGAAGCTGTGGAAGTGGTTTGAAGAGGCCATCGCGCACAAGAAATCGAACAAACAATTGCAGGACCAGTGCCGCTCGCACTTCCTGTCGCATGTGCGGTTGCGCGAATGGCGCGACGTGCATTCGCAGTTGCATACCACGGTGGCGGAGCAGGGTTGGAAGCTCAACGAATCCGATCCGACGTATGAGCAGTTACACCTGGCGTTGCTGACGGGCTTGCTCGGCAACATCGGAGTGCGCATCGAGGAGGCAGACGGAAAAGGCCGCGAATACCTCGGCGCGCGCGGCATCAAGTTCTTCCTGTGGCCGGGTTCGGTCATCGCGCGCAAGGCCGGCAAGTGGGTCGTGGCAGGCGAGTTGGTCGAGACCAGCCGCCTGTTCGGCCGCACGCTGGCGCGCATCGAGCCGGAATGGGTGGAAAAGGTCGGCGCGCATCTGTTGAAGGTGTCGTGGAGCGATCCGCATTGGGAAAAGAAGGCCGGCCAGGTGATGGCCTTCGAGCGGGGCACGCTGTACGGGCTGCCGATCTATCAACAGCGCCGTGTGCACTTCGGGCCGATGCAGCCGAAGGAGGCGCGCGAGATGTTCATCCGCCGTGCGCTGGTCGATGGCGAGTTCGAAACGCGCCTGCCGTTCTTCACGCACAACCAGCGCCTGGTGCGTGAGATCGAAAACCTCGAACACAAGTCACGCCGACAAGACGTGCTGGTGGAAGACGAACTGATCTACGCGTTCTATGATAGCCAGATTCCGGCGGACATCTACAACACCGTGTCGTTCGAGCGCTGGTATGCCGAAGCCGCCAGCGCGGGCGGCAAGAGCGGTCAGAAGCTGCTGTACCTGAATCGCGATGACCTCATGCGGCATGAGGCGGCCGGCATCACGACCGATCTGTTCCCGAAGGTGCTGCCGATTGCCGGCATCGACATGGGCCTGACGTATCACTTCGAGCCCGGCAGCCCGCGCGATGGCGTGACGCTCACCGTGCCGCTGTATGCGCTCAACCAGGTGCCCGCGCAGCGCACCGAATGGCTGGTGCCGGGCATGCTCAAGGAGAAGGTGCATCTGCTGCTGAAGAGTCTGCCGCAGAAGCTGCGCCGCCATTGCGTGCCGTTGCCAGACTACGCCGCCGGTTTCGTGTCGCGCGTGCGGTTGGGCGATGGCGACCTGCTCGACCGCTTGATTGCCGACGTGCGCGAGCAGACCGGCATCGCGCTCAAGCGCGCCGACTTCAAGCTCGAGACGCTGCCCGCGCATCATTTCATGAACTTCAAGGTGATCGACGAGCACGGTCGCCAGCTAGACATGGGGCGCAATCTGGCCCAGTTGCGGGCAGAACTCGGCGGCCGCGCGCAGCAGACGTTCCAGTCGATCGCGGCACAGGATGCTGCCGTGGCCGGTGCCCAGAACGACGGCGCCAAGCCAGGAAAGACAGGTAAGAGCGGCAAATCGGAAGCGCCGGCCAACGCCGCGCTGTACTCGGGCCTGACGACCTGGAACTTCGGCGAGCTGCCGGAACTGCTGGAAGTCCGCAAGGGCAACCAGACGCTGTTCGGCTACCCGGCACTTGTCGATGCCGGTGACCACTGCGATGTGGAAGTCTTCGATGATCCGGCGGAAGCTGCACGCATCCATCGTCTGGGCTTGCGGCGGCTGTTTGCGATCCAGCTGCGCGAACCGTTGAAATACCTGGAAAAGAACATCCCAGGCCTGTCGCAGATGGCCATCCAGTTCATGAACCTCGGTACGCAGGATGATCTGCGCGACCAGATTCTGGATGCCACGTTGGAGCGCGCTTGCCTGCAAGACCCGCTGCCGACCGATGACGCCAGTTTTGGCGCGCGCAAGGACGAAAGCCGCGCGCGCCTGACGTTGCTGGCACAGGAGATTGCGCGGCTGGTCGGCGCCATCCTGGCCGAATACGCGCAACTGCCGCGCAAGCTGCAGATCGCCAAGCCGTTTGCCGCGGCCACCGCCGATATCGACGCACAGCTCAAGACGTTGATGCACAAGCGCTTCATCGAGGCGACGCCGTATGCGCAGTTGACGCACTTCCCCCGCTACCTGAAGGGCATCGCCCTGCGCATCGACAAGCTCAAGGCGGACCCGGCGCGCGACACGCAGCGCATGCAAGAGATGGCGCCGCTTATCCAGCAATATCAACGCGCGGAAAAAGCGCTGCGCGTGCAAGGGCAGGGCGGCAATGACCCGCGCATGGAGGAGTTCCGCTGGATGCTTGAGGAGTTGCGCATCGCCCTGTTTGCACAGGAATTGCGCACGCCGGTGCCGATGTCGGTCAAGCGGCTGCAGAAGGTGTGGGAATCGATGCAGCGATAG
- a CDS encoding oxidative damage protection protein — protein sequence MARMVHCVKLNKEAEGLDFPPLPGELGKKLWQSVSKEAWAGWLKHQTMLINENRLNMADSRARQYLLKQTEKYFFGDGADEAAGYVPPPSA from the coding sequence ATGGCCCGCATGGTCCACTGCGTCAAGCTCAACAAGGAAGCCGAAGGCCTCGACTTCCCGCCCCTGCCCGGCGAACTGGGTAAGAAACTCTGGCAAAGCGTCTCGAAAGAAGCCTGGGCCGGCTGGCTCAAGCATCAGACCATGCTGATCAACGAAAACCGCCTGAACATGGCCGATTCGCGCGCACGCCAGTACCTGCTCAAGCAGACCGAGAAGTACTTCTTTGGCGATGGTGCAGACGAGGCCGCCGGCTACGTGCCGCCGCCCTCGGCCTGA
- the argA gene encoding amino-acid N-acetyltransferase, whose protein sequence is MTARSPVPASGVSLAAHTPAPVDVAPIPPTPEQQQFVDWLREVAPYIHAFRDKTFVIGFGGELVKADMLSALVNDVALLHAMGMRIVLVHGSRPQVEEQLALRSVQTQFVDGVRVTDAAALESAKEASGELRLDIEAAFSQGLPNTPMAGARMSVVSGNFVTARPVGIVNGVDFQHTGLVRKIDAESIQHSLSNRKIVLLSPLGFSPTGQAFNLSMEDVAANTATALKADKLIFITELPGIMDRVGKLQQDLSMETAIERLRDGSLSHDTAYYLQHIVKAMRGGVRRAHVIPFALDGSILLELFLHDGVGTMVSHTDLEYLREATLDDVGGIVSLIEPLEADGTLVPRERRLLERDIANFSVIEHDGIIFGCVALYPYPKDGMAEMACLIVSPDSQGTGDGERLLKHTEVRARALGLKRLFVLTTRTEHWFLKRGFVRASVDDLPEDRRKLYNWQRRSMVLMKKL, encoded by the coding sequence GTGACCGCTCGTTCTCCCGTCCCCGCCTCCGGTGTTTCGCTGGCGGCGCACACGCCCGCCCCCGTCGACGTCGCCCCGATTCCGCCCACGCCCGAACAGCAGCAGTTCGTGGACTGGCTGCGCGAGGTGGCGCCTTACATTCACGCCTTCCGCGACAAGACGTTCGTGATCGGCTTTGGCGGTGAACTGGTCAAGGCCGACATGCTGAGCGCGCTGGTCAACGACGTCGCTTTGCTGCATGCCATGGGCATGCGCATCGTGCTGGTGCATGGTTCGCGCCCGCAGGTGGAAGAACAGCTCGCCCTGCGCAGTGTGCAAACTCAGTTCGTCGACGGCGTACGCGTGACGGACGCCGCCGCACTGGAATCCGCCAAGGAAGCCTCGGGCGAACTGCGCCTGGATATCGAAGCCGCCTTCAGCCAGGGCCTGCCGAATACACCGATGGCCGGCGCGCGCATGTCGGTCGTGTCCGGCAACTTCGTGACGGCGCGGCCAGTGGGCATCGTCAATGGCGTGGATTTCCAGCACACGGGGCTGGTGCGCAAGATCGATGCGGAGTCGATCCAGCATTCCCTGTCCAATCGCAAGATCGTGCTGCTCTCGCCGCTGGGCTTTTCGCCAACGGGCCAGGCGTTCAACCTGTCGATGGAAGACGTAGCTGCCAACACCGCCACGGCGCTCAAGGCCGACAAGCTCATCTTCATCACCGAGCTGCCGGGGATCATGGACCGCGTAGGCAAGCTGCAGCAGGACCTGTCGATGGAAACGGCCATCGAGCGCCTGCGCGACGGCAGCCTGTCGCACGACACCGCCTATTACCTGCAGCACATCGTCAAGGCGATGCGCGGCGGCGTGCGCCGCGCGCACGTCATCCCGTTCGCGCTGGACGGCAGCATCCTGCTGGAGCTGTTCCTGCACGATGGTGTGGGCACCATGGTGTCGCACACTGACCTGGAATACCTGCGCGAAGCCACCCTGGACGACGTGGGCGGCATCGTCTCGCTCATCGAGCCCCTCGAGGCGGACGGCACATTGGTGCCGCGCGAACGCCGGCTGCTGGAGCGCGACATCGCCAACTTTTCGGTCATCGAGCACGACGGCATCATCTTTGGCTGCGTTGCACTGTATCCGTACCCCAAGGATGGCATGGCCGAAATGGCCTGCCTGATCGTCTCCCCGGACAGCCAGGGCACCGGCGACGGCGAACGTCTGCTCAAGCACACCGAAGTGCGCGCCCGTGCGCTGGGCCTCAAGCGCCTCTTCGTTCTCACTACGCGCACGGAGCATTGGTTCCTCAAGCGCGGCTTTGTGCGTGCCAGCGTGGACGATCTGCCGGAAGACCGCCGCAAGCTTTACAACTGGCAGCGCCGCTCGATGGTGCTGATGAAGAAGCTCTAA